The Candidatus Binatia bacterium genome includes the window CTCGCGAGCTGAGCGACTGAGCAGCACGGCGTGCGCGCCCGCCCGCGCGGCGGGCGCGTCGCCTGTCGTCACCGGTAGATGAACGGAAGTTCATCTGCCGGAAAGGAAATCGCGCAGGCGGCGAACGTATCAACCTGGCGAGCGGCGGATACCCCGCCCGAAGCCAGGAGGATACGGTTCGATGAACGAACAGGTTGCCGTCTTTCCCGCCGACGCGACGAAGCCACAGACGCAGCTCGCGCGCCTGCGCGAGCACTTGAACACCTGCATCGTCGGCCAGGAGACCCTGATCGACCGGCTGCTGATCGCGCTGCTGGCCGACGGCCATCTTCTGGTCGAGGGCGCGCCGGGTCTCGCCAAGACCAAGGCGATCCGCGCGCTGGCGCGCGCCATCGAGGGTGACGACCACCGCATCCAGTTCACCCCCGATCTGCTGCCGGCCGACCTGACCGGCACCGACGTCTACCGCCCGGAGGACGGCAGCTTCGTCTTCCAGCGCGGCCCGATCTTCCACAACCTCGTCCTCGCCGACGAGATCAACCGCGCGCCGGCCAAGGTGCAGTCGGCGCTGCTCGAGGCGATGGCCGAGCGCCAGGTGACGGTCGGGCGCCACACCTACGCGCTGCCGCGGCTGTTCCTGGTCATGGCGACGCAGAACCCGATCGAGCAGGAGGGGACCTACCCGCTGCCCGAGGCGCAGCTCGACCGCTTCCTGATGCACATCCGCGTCGGCTACCCGAACGCGAGCTCGGAGCGGAAAATCCTCGAGCTGGTGCGCGCCGAGGCCCGCGAGGGCACGACGCCCACCATCCCGACCGTCACGCAGAGCACGATCTTCGCCGCGCGCAACCAGGTGCTCGACACCTACCTCGCGCCGGCGCTCGAGGAGTACGTCGTCCAGCTCGTCCTCGCGACGCGCGACCCCTCGCCATACGGCGACGACCTCGCCCGGCTCGTGCGCTGCGGCGCGAGCCCGCGCGGCACCATCGCGCTCGACCGCTGCGCGCGCGCCCACGCCTGGCTGCGCGGCGCCGAGTTCGTCACGCCCGAGGACGTGCACGCGATCGCCAAGGACGTCCTGCGCCACCGCGTGCTGCTGACCTTCGAGGCCGAGGCCGACGGCGTGACGCCCGACGACTTCATCGACGAGCTGATCCGCCGCGTCCCGCTCGTCTGACGCCACCCGACTTCGGAGTCCGACATGCACGAGGGCTACGGCATCACCGCGACCGTCGCGGAGCTCGTCAAGCATAGATCCGCCGCCGGGCGTCTGCACGGCGCCCCGCGCGGACGCGTCCGCACGCTGCACGCCGGCGTCCACGCCTCGACTTTCCGCGGCCGCGGCATGGAGTTCGACGAGACCCGCGCCTACCAGCCGGGCGACGACGTGCGCGCGATCGACTGGCGCGTGACGGCGCGCACCGGCCGCGTCCACACCAAGCTCTTCCACGAGGAGCGCGAGCGTCCGGTGCTGCTGCTCGTCGACGAGCGGCCGCACATGCGCTTCGGGACGCGCGACGCCTTCAAGTCGGTCGTCGCGGCGCGCGCCGCGGCGGCGATCGCGTGGTCGGCGCGCGACGCCGGCGACCGCGTCGGCGCGCTGATCCTGTCCGACGCCACGCTGCGCGAGTCGATGACCGCGCCGCAGCGGAGCCGCGCGCGGCTCCTCCACCTGCTGCGCAAGCTGAGCGACGCCACGTCGCGCACGCCTGCCGTGGCCGGCAACGAGCATCCCCCCTCGCTCGCGGACGCGCTGTCCTCCCTGGCGCGCTCCAGCCGGCCCGGCACCCTCATCCACGTCATCAGCGACTTCGTCGACCTCGACGACGCGGCCGAGCGCGAGCTCGCCCGCCTCGCGCGCGGTCGCGAGGTCGCGTGCGTGCTGGTCTACGACCGGCTCGAGGCGGCGCTGCCGTCGGCCTCCGGGCTGCGGGTGAGCGACGGCGAGCGCGTGATCGAGCTGCCGACGTCGCGCGCCTGGCGCGAGAAGTACGCCGCGCGCTTCGCCGAGCGGCGCGCGCGCCTCGAGCGCATCTGCCGCGAGCGCGGCTTCGGCTTCGTCGCGCTCGCGACCGGCGACGACGTGCCGTCGGTGCTGCGCGCCGCCGCCGCGCGCCACGTGCGCGGTGCGCATGCGCTCGCGGCTGCCGCCGCGACGCCCGCGACGCCGGTCGCTGCGAGGCCCGCCACGGCGGCCCCGATCTCCGAGGCGACGCGCGTGGCGAGGAGAGCACACGGAGGTCTCCGATGACGCCCACCATCGACCCGACCGCCGCCGGCGATCCGCTCGCCGCGCTGCGCGGGCTGCATCTCCCCGAGCCGGTCGGCTTCTGGCCGCCCGCGCCCGGCTGGTGGATCGCGGCGGGGTTGCTCGTCGCGTCCGCGGTCGGCGTGTGGCTCTGGCGCCGCGCACGGCGACGCAGCGTCGCGCGGCACGCGCTGCGCGAGCTCGACGCGCTCGCGGTGCGCAGCGGAACGGAGGACCTGCAGGCGCTCGCGACCGCGGTGTCGGAGCTGCTGCGCCGTCTCGCGCTGGTCCGCTTCGGACGCGCGCGGGTCGCCGCGCTGCACGGCCGCGCCTGGCAGAGCTTCCTCTCCGAGACCGCGCCCCGCTCGCGTCGCGCGCGCTTCGACGCCGACGCCGGACTCCTGCTGTCGCTCGCGCCCTACGCGCCGGCGGGCGCCGAGTGCTTGACGCTCGCCGGCGCCACCCTCGATCGCGCGGGTCTGCTCGCGGCGGCCCGCGCGTGGATCAAGGAGAACGCATGATCGAGCTCGCCTGGCCGTGGGCCTTCGCCCTCCTGCCGCTGCCGTTCGTCGTGCGCGCGCTGCTGCCCGCCGCGCCGCTCGGGCGCGCGGGCGCGCTGCGCGTCCCGTTCTTCGCCCGTCTCGCGACGACCGAAGCCGGCCCACACGCCGGCACGCGTCGTCGCTGGCTGCTCGGCGCGATGACGCTCGCCTGGGTCGCGCTGGTCGCCGCCGCCGCGCGCCCGCAGTGGGTCGGCGAGCCGCTGCCGCTTCCCGCCGAGGGACGCGACCTGATGCTGGTCACCGACATCTCGGGCAGCATGGCGCGCGACGACTTCACGCTCGGCGGCGTGCCGACCGACCGCCTGACCGTCGTCAAGCAAGTCGCCGACGAGTTCATCGCGCGCCGCGAAGGCGACCGCGTCGGCCTCGTGCTGTTCGGCACGCGGCCGTACCTGCAGGCGCCGCTCACCTTCGACCGCGACACCGTGCGCACGCTGCTCGACGAGGCCCAGGTCGGACTCGCCGGCGACGAGACCGCGCTCGGTGACGCGCTCGGCATGGCCGTCAAGCGCCTGCGCGAGCGTCCGGCCGAGAGCCGCGTCGTCGTGCTGCTGACCGACGGCGCGAGCAACGCCGGCACGCTCGACCCGCGCCAGGCCGCGAAGATCGCCGCCGAGGAAGGGATCCGGGTCTACACGATCGGCGTCGGCGCGGACGCGATGGCGGTCGCGACGCCGTTCGGCCGCCGCGTCGTCGACCCGTCCGCCGACCTCGACGAGGAGACGCTGCAGGCGATCGCCGACGAGACCGGCGGCGCGTACTTCCGCGCGAAGAACGTCGAGGGCCTGGCGACCATCTACCGCAAGATCGACGAGCTCGAGCCCGCGACCGCCGAGCCGCTCTACCTGCGGCCGACCAAGGAGCTCTTCCCGTGGCCGCTCGGCGTCGCGCTCGCGCTCACGCTCGGCATCGGCGCCGCGCTCGCGCGACCGTTCGCGACGTTCGGCGCGACGTCGAGCTCGGAGGTGCTGTCGTGATTCCGGAGAGCTTCCACTTCCTGCGCCCGGCGTGGCTGCTCGCGCTCGTGCCGGTCGCGCTGCTGCTGTGGCTGGGTCTGCGCTCGACGACCCGCGCCAGCGCGTGGCGGCGCGTGGTCGACGAGCACCTGCTGCGCCACCTGATGCTGACCGACGGCGGCACGGCGCGCCGCTGGCCGCTCGCCGCGGCCGGCGTGGCGCTCGCGGCGGCCTGCGTCGCGCTCGCCGGCCCCGCCTGGGAGCGCGTCCCGCAGCCGACCTTCACCGCGTCGCAGCCGGTCGTCGTCGCGCTCGACATGTCGCCGTCGATGGCGGCGAGCGACGTGCGGCCCTCGCGCCTCGGGCGCGCGCGCCACGAGCTGCACGACGTGCTCGAGCGCACGCGCGGCGGCCAGGTCGGGCTCGTCCTCTACACGGACGACGCCTTCGTCGCCTCGCCGCTCACCGACGACGCGCGCGTCATCGAAGAGATGGTGCCGTCGCTCGAGATGGGGCTCATGCCGCCGCGGCCGGCGCGCGCCGATCTCGCGATCGCTCGCGCGAGCACGCTGCTCGAGCAGGCCGGCGTCGCGTCGGGCGACATCCTGCTCTTGACGGCCGGCGTGGATCAGCGTCGCGACGAGACGCTCGCCGCGGCGCGCGCGGCGGCCGCGCGCGGGCACCGCGTGTCGGTGCTCGGCGTCGGCGAGCGCGACGGCCTCGACGTCGAAGCGCTCGAGCAGCTCGCCCGCGCGGGCGGCGGCCGCTTCGCCGTGCTCACCGCCGACGACGCGGACCTCGAGGTCGTGCTGCCGCGTCGCGCAGCGACCGGCGGCGCGCTCGCGCCCGGCGCGTCGAGCGCCCAGGCCGACGTCTGGCGCGACGCCGGCGTCTACCTCGTGCTGATCCCGCTGCTGCTCGCACCCCTCGCCTTCCGCCGCGGGCTCGTCGCCGCGGTGGCGCTGGCACTGCTCGCGGCGGCCCCGGCGCGCGCCGAGGCGAGCGTGTGGAGCGACCTGTGGAGCCGCCGCGACCAGCAGGCGCAGCGCGCGCTCCAGGCGGGCGATCCCGCGACCGCGGCGCAGCTCTTCGAGGATCCCGCGTGGAAGGCGGCGGCGCAGTACGAGAGCGGCGACTTCGCCGCCGCGGTCGAGGCCTACCGCCAGCTGCCGGGCGACGACAACGTCTACAACCTCGGCAACGCGCTCGCGCGCTCGGGCCAGCTCGAGGAGGCGATCGCCGCCTACGATCGCGTGCTGGCGAGCGTCCCCGACCACGCGGACGCGAAGTTCAACCGCGACCTCGTGCAGAAGCTGCTCGACCAGCGCCGCCAGCAAGAGCAGCAGCAGCAGCAGCAGCAGCGCGAGCCGCAGGAGCAAAGCTCCGGCGGTGGCTCGCAGCAGGAGAACGAGCAGAGCGAGCAAGCACGAAACGAGCGCGGGCAGGACGAGAGCGCGCAAGGCCAGAGCGGCGACGGCGGCACGGACGCACAGGCGTCGGCCGAGCAGCAGGAGCCGCAGTCCGGCTCGTCCGCGGACGAGTCGCGCAGCGCCGACGCCGGCGGCGAGCAGTTCGAGCCGCAGCCGGCCGAGCCGCAGACCGCGCAAGGGTCCGAGGAGCAGCCCGAGAGCCAGCAGGACGGCGCGCAGGCGAGCGCGCGTCGAGCATCCGACGACGGCGCGTCCCCCGAGGACGACGCCGCGGACGGCGCTGCCGCGCGCGCCGAGCAGAACGCGAACGACGAGCAGGCCGAGCAGGATCGCTCGCTCGCCGAGCGCCTCACGCAGGCCCTGCAGGGCGACGAGGCGCAGGACGACGCCAATGCGGAGCAGCCCGAGGAGCCGCGCGAGCAGGCGCAGGGCGCCGGCAGCGGTCGTCCGCTGACCGAGCGCGAGCAGGCGCGCGAGCAGGCGCTGCGCGCGATCCCCGACGATCCCGGCGGGCTCCTGCGCGCCAAGATCCGCCGCCACTACGCCGAGAAACGCTACTCGCAACGGGAGGACATCTCGCCATGGTGATTCGATCGACTTCTTGCCGCCGCGCGCTCGCAGCGCTGGCTGCGGTCGCGATCGTCGCGAGCGCAGGCGTCGCGAGCGCCGCGGTCCACGCGAGCCTCGACCGCGACGTCGTGCACGAGGATGACACCTTGCGCTTGACGCTGTCGGGCGACGCGCAGGGCGAGCCCGACCTCACGCCGCTCGCCCGGGACTTCGAGATCCTCGGCACGCAGCAGAGCCACAGCGTGAGCATCGTGAACGGCCGGGTCGACGCGAAGCGCGAGCTCGAGGTGCTGCTGCGGCCGAAGCGTTCCGGCGAGCTCGAGATCCCGGCGCTGCGCGTCGGCGACGAGAGCACCACGCCGCTGACCGTCTCGGTGCTCGACGCCGCTGCGGCGCCGGGCGCGAGCCGCGGCACGACGGGCGCGGGCCGCGGCGCGA containing:
- a CDS encoding VWA domain-containing protein → MIELAWPWAFALLPLPFVVRALLPAAPLGRAGALRVPFFARLATTEAGPHAGTRRRWLLGAMTLAWVALVAAAARPQWVGEPLPLPAEGRDLMLVTDISGSMARDDFTLGGVPTDRLTVVKQVADEFIARREGDRVGLVLFGTRPYLQAPLTFDRDTVRTLLDEAQVGLAGDETALGDALGMAVKRLRERPAESRVVVLLTDGASNAGTLDPRQAAKIAAEEGIRVYTIGVGADAMAVATPFGRRVVDPSADLDEETLQAIADETGGAYFRAKNVEGLATIYRKIDELEPATAEPLYLRPTKELFPWPLGVALALTLGIGAALARPFATFGATSSSEVLS
- a CDS encoding MoxR family ATPase; translation: MNEQVAVFPADATKPQTQLARLREHLNTCIVGQETLIDRLLIALLADGHLLVEGAPGLAKTKAIRALARAIEGDDHRIQFTPDLLPADLTGTDVYRPEDGSFVFQRGPIFHNLVLADEINRAPAKVQSALLEAMAERQVTVGRHTYALPRLFLVMATQNPIEQEGTYPLPEAQLDRFLMHIRVGYPNASSERKILELVRAEAREGTTPTIPTVTQSTIFAARNQVLDTYLAPALEEYVVQLVLATRDPSPYGDDLARLVRCGASPRGTIALDRCARAHAWLRGAEFVTPEDVHAIAKDVLRHRVLLTFEAEADGVTPDDFIDELIRRVPLV
- a CDS encoding DUF58 domain-containing protein, whose translation is MHEGYGITATVAELVKHRSAAGRLHGAPRGRVRTLHAGVHASTFRGRGMEFDETRAYQPGDDVRAIDWRVTARTGRVHTKLFHEERERPVLLLVDERPHMRFGTRDAFKSVVAARAAAAIAWSARDAGDRVGALILSDATLRESMTAPQRSRARLLHLLRKLSDATSRTPAVAGNEHPPSLADALSSLARSSRPGTLIHVISDFVDLDDAAERELARLARGREVACVLVYDRLEAALPSASGLRVSDGERVIELPTSRAWREKYAARFAERRARLERICRERGFGFVALATGDDVPSVLRAAAARHVRGAHALAAAAATPATPVAARPATAAPISEATRVARRAHGGLR
- a CDS encoding DUF4381 domain-containing protein, yielding MTPTIDPTAAGDPLAALRGLHLPEPVGFWPPAPGWWIAAGLLVASAVGVWLWRRARRRSVARHALRELDALAVRSGTEDLQALATAVSELLRRLALVRFGRARVAALHGRAWQSFLSETAPRSRRARFDADAGLLLSLAPYAPAGAECLTLAGATLDRAGLLAAARAWIKENA
- a CDS encoding VWA domain-containing protein translates to MIPESFHFLRPAWLLALVPVALLLWLGLRSTTRASAWRRVVDEHLLRHLMLTDGGTARRWPLAAAGVALAAACVALAGPAWERVPQPTFTASQPVVVALDMSPSMAASDVRPSRLGRARHELHDVLERTRGGQVGLVLYTDDAFVASPLTDDARVIEEMVPSLEMGLMPPRPARADLAIARASTLLEQAGVASGDILLLTAGVDQRRDETLAAARAAAARGHRVSVLGVGERDGLDVEALEQLARAGGGRFAVLTADDADLEVVLPRRAATGGALAPGASSAQADVWRDAGVYLVLIPLLLAPLAFRRGLVAAVALALLAAAPARAEASVWSDLWSRRDQQAQRALQAGDPATAAQLFEDPAWKAAAQYESGDFAAAVEAYRQLPGDDNVYNLGNALARSGQLEEAIAAYDRVLASVPDHADAKFNRDLVQKLLDQRRQQEQQQQQQQREPQEQSSGGGSQQENEQSEQARNERGQDESAQGQSGDGGTDAQASAEQQEPQSGSSADESRSADAGGEQFEPQPAEPQTAQGSEEQPESQQDGAQASARRASDDGASPEDDAADGAAARAEQNANDEQAEQDRSLAERLTQALQGDEAQDDANAEQPEEPREQAQGAGSGRPLTEREQAREQALRAIPDDPGGLLRAKIRRHYAEKRYSQREDISPW